In the genome of Cupriavidus taiwanensis, one region contains:
- a CDS encoding C39 family peptidase yields MKPLRILLACVPWLLAGAHVPGAQAADVALYGPVGEPYSVRVTSIREARFKSTIRQQYDFSCGSAAVATLLTYQYGHPINEATVFQNMYLNGDQQKIRAEGFSLLDMKRFLAALGYEADGFEVPLSKLEETQVPAIVLIVENGYHHFVVVKGVKGDRVLVGDPARGTRAMSREQFERIWDSQLLFVIHNRTDRARFNVAADWRVAPSGPYWMGVNRDNLFFTVMPRHGTGDF; encoded by the coding sequence ATGAAGCCGTTGCGAATCCTGCTGGCATGTGTCCCCTGGCTGCTGGCCGGGGCGCACGTGCCCGGCGCGCAGGCCGCCGACGTCGCGCTGTACGGTCCGGTGGGCGAGCCCTACAGCGTCAGGGTCACCAGCATCCGCGAGGCGCGCTTCAAGTCCACCATCCGCCAGCAGTATGACTTCAGCTGCGGCTCGGCCGCGGTGGCCACGCTGCTGACGTACCAGTACGGCCATCCGATCAACGAGGCCACGGTGTTCCAGAACATGTACCTCAACGGCGACCAGCAGAAGATCCGCGCCGAGGGGTTCTCGCTGCTGGACATGAAGCGCTTCCTGGCCGCCCTGGGCTATGAGGCGGATGGCTTCGAGGTGCCGCTGTCCAAGCTGGAAGAAACGCAGGTGCCGGCGATCGTGCTGATCGTCGAGAACGGCTACCACCATTTCGTGGTGGTCAAGGGCGTGAAGGGCGACCGCGTGCTGGTCGGCGATCCGGCGCGCGGCACGCGCGCCATGTCGCGCGAGCAGTTCGAGCGCATCTGGGACAGCCAGCTGCTGTTCGTGATCCACAACCGCACCGACCGCGCGCGCTTCAATGTCGCCGCGGACTGGCGCGTCGCGCCCAGCGGTCCTTACTGGATGGGCGTCAACCGGGACAACCTGTTCTTCACGGTCATGCCCCGCCATGGCACCGGAGATTTTTGA
- a CDS encoding LysR family transcriptional regulator, translated as MNLSVKHLRAFVALATYRNFTRAARACHLSQSAFSALVQTLEEQAGSRLFERTTRHVELSTDGVRFEQTARRLLADFETAFEDLRAHAERRKGRVSIAALPSLAGGDLPPLLAQFRARYPGIVLELFDQLADGCIELVRQGRADFALAPAPAQDDDLRVEPLVRDTFHLVCPADHALARKRRITPEMLAGLPFIQLSRTTSVRQHLDAALHPLRLASVMEVEHLATVAALVQAGLGISAVPSLALFQFRREGLAIRPLQLPSLVRDICLVRLKDRGDSAAAAAMIESLQAFYRGGKAPARR; from the coding sequence ATGAACCTGTCGGTGAAACATCTGCGCGCCTTCGTCGCGCTGGCCACCTACCGCAATTTCACGCGCGCGGCGCGCGCCTGCCACCTGTCGCAGTCGGCCTTCAGCGCGCTGGTGCAGACGCTGGAAGAGCAGGCCGGCAGCCGGCTGTTCGAACGCACCACGCGGCATGTCGAACTGAGCACGGACGGCGTGCGCTTCGAGCAGACCGCGCGCCGGCTGCTGGCCGACTTCGAGACCGCGTTCGAAGACCTGCGCGCGCACGCGGAGCGGCGCAAGGGGCGGGTCTCGATCGCGGCGCTGCCCTCGCTCGCCGGGGGTGACCTGCCGCCGCTGCTGGCGCAGTTTCGCGCGCGCTATCCGGGCATCGTGCTGGAACTGTTCGACCAGCTGGCCGATGGCTGCATCGAGCTGGTGCGGCAGGGCCGCGCCGACTTTGCGCTGGCGCCCGCGCCGGCACAGGACGACGACCTGCGCGTCGAGCCGCTGGTGCGCGACACCTTCCACCTGGTGTGCCCGGCGGACCATGCGCTGGCGCGCAAGCGGCGCATCACGCCGGAGATGCTGGCGGGGCTGCCGTTCATCCAGCTGTCGCGCACCACCAGCGTGCGCCAGCACCTGGACGCCGCGCTGCATCCGTTGCGGCTGGCCAGCGTGATGGAGGTGGAGCACCTGGCGACGGTGGCGGCGCTGGTGCAGGCGGGCCTGGGCATCAGCGCGGTGCCGTCGCTGGCGCTGTTCCAGTTCCGCCGCGAAGGACTGGCGATCCGGCCGTTGCAGCTGCCGTCGCTGGTGCGCGATATCTGCCTGGTGCGGCTCAAGGACCGCGGCGATTCGGCCGCCGCCGCCGCGATGATCGAGTCCCTGCAGGCGTTCTACCGCGGCGGCAAGGCACCCGCGCGGCGCTGA
- a CDS encoding AtuA-related protein encodes MTATAALYQFAHGRTGDKGDRSNISVIAYDPRDFDHLVAHVTEDAVRDLFRERRPAAVTRYLVPSLHAMNFVLDGVLDGGVNDALNLDTHGKALSFRLLQLEIPLPPRLVPGVSDHP; translated from the coding sequence ATGACCGCCACCGCCGCGCTCTACCAGTTCGCCCATGGCCGCACCGGCGACAAGGGCGACCGTTCCAACATCAGCGTGATCGCCTATGACCCGCGCGACTTCGACCACCTGGTGGCGCACGTGACCGAAGACGCGGTGCGCGACCTGTTTCGCGAGCGCCGGCCCGCGGCGGTCACGCGCTACCTGGTGCCGTCGCTGCACGCGATGAACTTCGTGCTCGACGGCGTGCTCGATGGCGGCGTCAACGATGCGCTCAACCTCGACACCCACGGCAAGGCGCTGTCGTTCCGCCTGCTGCAGCTCGAGATCCCGCTGCCGCCGCGGCTCGTGCCGGGGGTTTCGGACCACCCTTGA
- a CDS encoding MBL fold metallo-hydrolase, which yields MKLQSMVRPATSGPRPRPTLQLALRRAASRAVIAIAMGSAVLATGLASAQTATPPAQQKTQVPGYYRMMVGQLEVTALYDGYIDLDPKLFKYTSAREVQSLLARMFLTSTPGMQTAVNAYLIHTGSRLVLVDTGAAGCFGPTLGRIGENLRAAGYAPEQVDTVLLTHLHGDHACGLATDGKAAFPNATVYVDKADLDYWLSEANAAAAPKEAQGLFAMARAAVAPYQAAQRLRTFNGGARSESIAELVPGVRVVPANGHTPGHSGYLFTSGNDSLLLWGDIVHNHALQLRRPQVAIEFDVDSNQAVITRKRILEQAARGRLWVGGAHMPFPGLGHVRRDTAGYTWVPAEYGPIRNDR from the coding sequence ATGAAGCTGCAGTCCATGGTGCGCCCCGCTACCTCTGGCCCGCGCCCGCGCCCGACGTTGCAACTTGCCTTGCGCCGGGCCGCATCGCGCGCCGTCATCGCCATCGCCATGGGCAGCGCCGTGCTGGCCACGGGCCTGGCCAGCGCGCAGACCGCCACGCCGCCGGCGCAGCAGAAGACCCAGGTGCCGGGCTACTACCGCATGATGGTCGGCCAGCTGGAAGTCACCGCGCTCTATGACGGCTATATCGACCTGGACCCCAAGCTGTTCAAGTACACCAGCGCGCGCGAGGTGCAGAGCCTGCTGGCGCGGATGTTCTTGACCTCGACGCCGGGCATGCAGACCGCCGTCAACGCCTACCTGATCCATACCGGCAGCCGCCTGGTGCTGGTCGACACCGGCGCGGCCGGCTGCTTCGGGCCGACCCTGGGACGCATCGGCGAGAACCTGCGCGCCGCGGGCTACGCGCCCGAGCAGGTCGATACCGTGCTGCTGACGCATCTGCACGGCGACCATGCCTGCGGCCTGGCCACGGACGGCAAGGCCGCGTTCCCGAACGCGACGGTCTACGTCGACAAGGCCGACCTCGACTACTGGCTGAGCGAAGCCAACGCCGCCGCCGCGCCGAAGGAGGCGCAGGGCCTGTTCGCCATGGCGCGTGCCGCGGTCGCGCCGTACCAGGCGGCGCAGCGCTTGCGGACATTCAACGGCGGCGCCCGTAGTGAATCCATTGCCGAACTTGTTCCGGGCGTGCGCGTGGTGCCGGCCAACGGGCATACCCCGGGGCACAGCGGCTACCTGTTCACCTCGGGCAACGACAGCCTGCTGCTGTGGGGCGACATCGTGCACAACCATGCGCTGCAGCTGCGCCGGCCGCAGGTGGCGATCGAGTTCGACGTCGACAGCAACCAGGCCGTGATCACGCGCAAGCGCATCCTGGAGCAGGCCGCCAGGGGCCGGTTGTGGGTAGGCGGCGCGCACATGCCGTTCCCGGGCCTGGGCCATGTGCGCCGCGATACCGCCGGCTATACGTGGGTGCCGGCCGAGTATGGCCCGATCCGCAACGACCGCTAG
- a CDS encoding Bug family tripartite tricarboxylate transporter substrate binding protein has product MHPLFKPLAVAALAVILPAGQAWAEFPDKPIRFVVPFAAGSATDQLARAIGQAITVDSKVTVVVDNKPGANGFIAASDVARAAPDGYTVLISTNTTHAANEHLFKKLPYDPVKDFTPITALGRGGQIMVVNPQVPAKTVAEFIALARQQPGKLSFGSGSSSSRIAGELFQQMAQVQLLHVPYKSNPLAITDLLGNQIQMMITDTATGLPQVKSGKLRALGVSGKARSPLAPEVPTIDEAGVKGYEMSYWFAAYAPAGTPQPVVAKLNAMMVKAARSESAAGFYKSTGTEVFTSTPAELAKFQSQESGKWGRIIKAANIQPE; this is encoded by the coding sequence ATGCATCCGCTCTTCAAGCCACTGGCCGTTGCCGCGCTCGCGGTGATCCTGCCCGCGGGCCAGGCCTGGGCCGAGTTTCCCGACAAGCCGATCCGCTTCGTCGTGCCCTTTGCCGCGGGCAGCGCCACCGACCAGCTCGCGCGCGCCATCGGCCAGGCCATCACGGTGGACAGCAAGGTCACCGTGGTGGTCGACAACAAGCCCGGCGCCAACGGCTTTATCGCCGCGTCCGACGTGGCCAGGGCGGCGCCGGACGGCTATACCGTGCTGATCAGCACCAACACCACGCATGCGGCCAACGAGCACCTGTTCAAGAAGCTGCCCTACGACCCGGTCAAGGACTTCACACCCATCACGGCGCTCGGACGCGGCGGCCAGATCATGGTGGTCAACCCGCAGGTGCCGGCCAAGACCGTGGCCGAGTTCATCGCGCTGGCGCGGCAGCAGCCGGGCAAGCTCAGCTTCGGCAGCGGCAGTTCGTCGTCGCGCATTGCCGGCGAGCTGTTCCAGCAGATGGCGCAGGTGCAGCTGCTGCACGTGCCGTACAAGAGCAACCCGCTGGCCATCACCGACCTGCTCGGCAACCAGATCCAGATGATGATCACCGACACCGCCACCGGCCTGCCGCAGGTCAAGAGCGGCAAGCTGCGCGCGCTGGGCGTGTCGGGCAAGGCCCGCTCGCCGCTGGCGCCGGAGGTGCCGACCATCGATGAAGCCGGCGTCAAGGGCTACGAGATGAGCTACTGGTTCGCCGCCTATGCGCCCGCTGGGACGCCGCAGCCGGTGGTGGCCAAACTCAACGCAATGATGGTGAAGGCCGCGCGCAGCGAGAGCGCCGCCGGCTTCTACAAGTCGACCGGTACGGAAGTCTTCACCAGCACGCCCGCGGAACTGGCGAAGTTCCAGTCGCAGGAGTCCGGCAAGTGGGGCCGCATCATCAAGGCGGCGAATATCCAGCCAGAGTAA
- a CDS encoding DUF1269 domain-containing protein, translating into MRKRIFWLLPDLASARRTMDDLLLARVENRHIHFVARDGADMTGLHEANLFQTSDIVHAAEMGLMVGGGVGVVAGVVVAMFPIVSDTPQWGLVGVLAVLGAVFGAWAASMIGSSAPNSRLRAFEKDIEAGKILLMLDVPRSRVEEIETLLRNAHPEASFAGVDPAVPAFP; encoded by the coding sequence ATGCGCAAACGCATCTTCTGGTTGTTGCCCGACCTGGCGAGTGCCCGACGCACCATGGATGACCTGCTGCTGGCCCGCGTCGAGAACCGCCACATCCACTTCGTGGCGCGCGACGGTGCCGACATGACCGGCCTGCATGAAGCCAACCTGTTCCAGACTTCCGACATCGTCCACGCGGCCGAGATGGGCCTGATGGTCGGCGGCGGCGTGGGCGTGGTGGCCGGCGTGGTGGTGGCGATGTTCCCCATCGTCAGCGACACCCCGCAGTGGGGGCTGGTCGGCGTGCTGGCGGTGCTGGGCGCGGTGTTCGGGGCCTGGGCCGCAAGCATGATCGGCAGTTCCGCCCCCAACAGCCGGCTGCGCGCGTTCGAGAAAGACATCGAGGCGGGCAAGATCCTGCTGATGCTGGACGTGCCGCGCAGCCGCGTGGAAGAAATCGAAACCCTGCTGCGCAACGCGCATCCGGAAGCCAGCTTCGCCGGCGTCGATCCGGCCGTGCCGGCGTTTCCCTGA
- a CDS encoding ABC transporter substrate-binding protein produces MKAKWIACGVLAVTLGWAAHTAQAEPGVTRSTIRIGQSAGITGPVAGSVKEQIAGAQVYLRTVNANGGVAGRRIELITYDDGFDAKRTPDNVRKLLDEDQVFALFMVRGTPQNESILPIIAAQKVPLIAPLTGAITLHRPVNRYVFNVRAKYQDEVARAINHLATSGMSRIGIFYANDGFGRDVLEGYSNALQARGVQPAATVNFARPMGDISQGVAAMHKANPQAVLVIGSGSEAARVIRELRRAGSEAQFVTLSNNAADAFIRELGDDARGLIITQVVPGTNSSQMTLASEYRSLAKQQGVELSNAGMEGFMSAKVLVEGLRRAGPDLTRERLVAALEGMRDYDLGGILISYSAARHTGSSFVEMSIVSSTGKLIR; encoded by the coding sequence ATGAAGGCGAAATGGATCGCGTGCGGCGTGCTGGCCGTCACGCTGGGGTGGGCCGCGCATACGGCCCAGGCGGAACCGGGCGTGACCCGCAGCACCATCCGCATCGGCCAGTCGGCCGGCATCACCGGGCCGGTGGCGGGCTCGGTCAAGGAGCAGATCGCCGGCGCACAGGTGTACCTGCGCACGGTCAATGCCAACGGCGGCGTCGCCGGCCGGCGCATCGAACTGATCACCTACGATGACGGCTTCGATGCCAAGCGCACGCCCGACAACGTGCGCAAGCTCCTCGACGAAGACCAGGTGTTCGCGCTGTTCATGGTGCGCGGCACGCCGCAGAACGAAAGCATCCTGCCCATCATCGCCGCGCAGAAAGTGCCGCTGATCGCGCCGCTGACCGGCGCCATCACGCTGCACCGGCCGGTGAACCGCTACGTCTTCAACGTGCGCGCCAAGTACCAGGACGAAGTGGCGCGCGCGATCAATCACCTGGCGACCTCGGGCATGAGCCGCATCGGCATCTTCTACGCCAACGACGGCTTCGGCCGGGACGTGCTGGAAGGCTACAGCAACGCGCTGCAGGCGCGCGGCGTGCAGCCCGCGGCGACGGTCAACTTCGCCCGGCCCATGGGCGACATCAGCCAGGGCGTGGCGGCGATGCACAAGGCCAACCCGCAGGCGGTGCTGGTGATCGGCTCGGGCTCGGAAGCGGCGCGCGTCATCCGCGAGCTGCGCCGCGCCGGCAGCGAGGCGCAGTTCGTGACCCTGTCCAACAACGCTGCCGATGCCTTTATCCGCGAGCTCGGCGACGACGCGCGCGGCCTGATCATCACGCAGGTGGTGCCGGGCACCAACTCCAGCCAGATGACGCTGGCCAGCGAATACCGCAGCCTGGCGAAGCAGCAGGGCGTGGAGCTGTCCAACGCCGGCATGGAGGGCTTCATGTCGGCCAAGGTGCTGGTCGAAGGCCTGCGCCGCGCCGGCCCCGACCTGACCCGCGAGCGGCTGGTCGCGGCGCTGGAGGGCATGCGCGACTATGACCTCGGTGGCATCCTGATCAGCTACAGCGCCGCGCGCCACACCGGCTCGTCGTTCGTGGAAATGTCGATCGTGTCGTCCACCGGCAAGCTGATCCGCTAG
- a CDS encoding SDR family oxidoreductase has translation MATPIPSPDSRTPFALHGRVALVTGGAQGLGLAIAAGLADAGAHVLVVARNAPRVHEAVATLAGRGGSAEALVLDITDEAAVAAAFDRIDAEHGRLDILVNNAGARNRSNMAQLDAGDLRAMLETNLVAPYALCRLAAQRMRQGGYGRIVNVSSIAGQVARAGDVLYPATKGGLDALTRAMAADLGRHGVTVNAIAPGYFATEPNQPMVEDAGVAEWLRQRTSLGRWGQPQEVAGAVVFLASPAASYVTGQVLAVDGGYLGHF, from the coding sequence ATGGCTACTCCTATCCCCTCCCCCGATTCCCGTACCCCGTTCGCGCTGCATGGCCGCGTGGCGCTGGTGACCGGCGGCGCGCAGGGCCTGGGCCTGGCGATTGCCGCCGGGCTGGCCGATGCCGGTGCCCACGTGCTGGTGGTGGCCCGCAATGCGCCGCGCGTGCACGAGGCCGTCGCCACGCTGGCGGGGCGCGGCGGCAGCGCCGAGGCGCTGGTGCTCGACATCACCGACGAGGCCGCCGTGGCGGCGGCCTTCGACCGCATCGATGCCGAGCATGGCCGGCTCGACATCCTGGTGAACAACGCCGGCGCGCGCAACCGCAGCAATATGGCGCAGCTCGATGCCGGCGACCTGCGCGCCATGCTCGAGACCAACCTGGTGGCGCCCTACGCGCTGTGCCGCCTGGCCGCGCAGCGCATGCGCCAGGGCGGCTACGGGCGCATCGTCAATGTCAGCTCGATCGCGGGCCAGGTGGCGCGCGCCGGCGACGTGCTCTATCCCGCCACCAAGGGCGGCCTCGACGCGCTCACGCGCGCCATGGCCGCCGACCTGGGCCGCCACGGCGTCACCGTCAATGCGATCGCCCCCGGCTACTTCGCCACCGAGCCGAACCAGCCCATGGTCGAGGACGCGGGCGTGGCCGAGTGGCTGCGCCAGCGCACCTCGCTCGGCCGCTGGGGCCAGCCGCAGGAGGTGGCGGGCGCGGTGGTGTTCCTGGCCTCGCCGGCGGCGTCGTATGTCACCGGCCAGGTGCTGGCGGTCGACGGCGGCTATCTCGGGCACTTCTGA
- a CDS encoding acyclic terpene utilization AtuA family protein codes for MTAPLLIGSGAGFSGDRTDAALPVVRTLIAAAQPAALIFETLAERTLALAQLARRNDPAQGYEPLLDALLAPVLGLCLQHRIAIVGNFGAANPRAAARRVLQLASELGLAAPRVAVVEGDDLSDAAGRARLHGILGDAFDAERFVCANAYIGAQGIADALAAGADVVVCGRVADPALALGPAMAHFGWAWDDWDRLAAATMAGHLLECGAQVTGGYFADPGRKEVPDVHALGFPIAQLDAGGGIEIFKAAGTGGCVDLRTVKEQLLYEVHDPCAYLTPDVVADIGAVTVAQLGPDRVAVRNVRGHPRPAQLKANVFSHGGWLAEGEISYAGPNAAARARLAADILRRRMRMLGHDAPIRFDLIGVLSVLADDAGAMLAQPQPHEAQAQDVRLRAALAHDDLAVAQALQREVNALYTCGPAGGGGVRTAQRARLNAVSCLVPRAAVTPTHTFID; via the coding sequence ATGACTGCTCCCTTGCTGATCGGCTCCGGCGCCGGCTTCTCCGGAGACCGTACCGACGCCGCGCTGCCGGTGGTGCGCACGCTGATCGCCGCGGCGCAGCCGGCCGCGCTGATCTTCGAGACCCTGGCCGAGCGCACGCTGGCGCTGGCGCAGCTGGCGCGGCGCAACGATCCCGCGCAGGGCTACGAGCCGCTGCTCGACGCGCTGCTGGCGCCGGTGCTGGGCCTGTGCCTGCAGCACCGCATTGCCATCGTCGGTAATTTTGGCGCCGCCAATCCGCGCGCCGCGGCGCGGCGCGTGCTGCAACTCGCCAGCGAACTGGGCCTGGCGGCGCCGCGCGTGGCGGTGGTCGAAGGCGATGACCTGTCCGACGCGGCCGGGCGCGCGCGCCTGCACGGCATCCTCGGCGACGCCTTTGACGCCGAACGCTTCGTCTGCGCCAACGCCTATATCGGCGCGCAGGGCATTGCCGACGCCCTTGCCGCCGGGGCCGACGTGGTGGTGTGCGGGCGCGTGGCCGACCCGGCGCTGGCACTGGGGCCGGCGATGGCGCACTTTGGCTGGGCCTGGGACGACTGGGACCGGCTTGCCGCAGCCACCATGGCCGGGCACCTGCTCGAATGCGGGGCGCAGGTCACCGGCGGCTACTTTGCCGATCCGGGCCGCAAGGAGGTGCCGGACGTGCACGCGCTGGGCTTCCCGATCGCCCAGCTCGACGCCGGCGGCGGCATCGAGATCTTCAAGGCTGCCGGGACCGGCGGCTGCGTCGACCTGCGCACGGTCAAGGAACAGCTGCTGTACGAGGTGCACGACCCGTGCGCCTACCTGACGCCGGACGTGGTGGCCGACATCGGCGCCGTCACCGTGGCGCAGCTGGGACCGGACCGCGTGGCCGTGCGCAATGTGCGCGGCCACCCGCGCCCGGCGCAGCTCAAGGCCAATGTGTTCAGCCACGGTGGCTGGCTGGCCGAGGGCGAGATCTCCTACGCCGGCCCCAACGCCGCGGCGCGCGCGCGGCTGGCCGCCGACATCCTGCGCCGGCGCATGCGCATGCTGGGCCACGACGCGCCGATCCGCTTCGACCTGATCGGCGTGCTCAGCGTGCTCGCCGACGATGCCGGCGCCATGCTGGCACAGCCCCAGCCGCACGAGGCGCAGGCGCAGGACGTGCGCCTGCGCGCCGCGCTCGCGCATGACGACCTGGCCGTGGCGCAGGCGCTGCAGCGCGAGGTCAACGCGCTCTATACCTGCGGCCCCGCCGGCGGCGGCGGCGTGCGCACGGCGCAGCGCGCGCGCCTGAACGCGGTGTCGTGCCTGGTGCCGCGCGCCGCGGTCACGCCCACCCATACCTTCATCGACTGA
- a CDS encoding flagellin, producing the protein MLQTSLPPPAVPRSAASAAAAMVLGAGLAYAGTAQAGMPPQPGAADAAAPPAQAAMAARERGDSHPVAAARGSMAGWKPVAHEKLDDMRGGFEMPGLQVSFGIERAVYINGDLVVATSINIPDISRITADQAARLAATLGPAIVASTNAAVANALAGNPVTADAAAAMNANGAGAAASAAGGAGAGSTASAAANGGAAASAGAAGGGTAAAGAAGATGASGPPTTVVSTATGQVVTNGLLNVIQNGPGNAASVGALAGTPVTVIQNTLNNQSIRSLMTIDASVNTLQAFRSQLANTALNNALLRAASMR; encoded by the coding sequence ATGTTGCAGACTTCCTTGCCGCCCCCGGCCGTGCCACGCAGCGCCGCCTCGGCGGCCGCGGCGATGGTGCTGGGCGCCGGCCTGGCGTACGCCGGCACGGCACAGGCCGGCATGCCGCCGCAGCCCGGGGCAGCCGATGCCGCGGCGCCACCGGCGCAGGCCGCCATGGCCGCGCGCGAGCGCGGCGACTCCCACCCTGTGGCTGCCGCGCGCGGCAGCATGGCCGGCTGGAAACCGGTGGCACATGAAAAGCTCGACGACATGCGCGGCGGCTTCGAGATGCCGGGGCTGCAGGTTTCGTTCGGTATCGAACGCGCGGTGTATATCAACGGCGACCTGGTGGTCGCTACCAGCATTAACATCCCGGACATCAGCCGCATCACTGCCGACCAGGCCGCGCGGCTTGCCGCGACGCTGGGGCCAGCCATCGTGGCCAGCACCAATGCCGCGGTGGCCAACGCGCTGGCAGGCAATCCGGTCACGGCAGACGCTGCCGCGGCGATGAATGCCAATGGCGCCGGCGCGGCGGCATCGGCTGCGGGTGGTGCTGGGGCGGGAAGCACGGCTTCGGCAGCGGCCAACGGCGGCGCCGCAGCCAGTGCTGGTGCGGCGGGAGGCGGCACGGCCGCAGCAGGCGCGGCAGGCGCGACCGGTGCGTCGGGCCCGCCGACCACAGTCGTAAGTACCGCCACCGGCCAGGTCGTGACCAACGGGCTGCTGAACGTGATCCAGAACGGCCCGGGCAATGCGGCATCGGTGGGGGCGCTGGCGGGCACGCCAGTGACAGTGATCCAGAACACGCTGAACAACCAGAGCATCCGGAGCCTGATGACAATCGACGCAAGCGTCAATACGCTGCAGGCCTTCCGGTCGCAACTGGCCAACACGGCGCTGAACAACGCGCTGCTGCGGGCCGCAAGCATGAGATAG
- a CDS encoding acetate kinase, protein MKKRSMQGIRNAGCSTLLLLGGLAQAQTPPEAGPPAAGLESLQRELAEQASQLDAMKRALAEQEAVIRELRSVIGTEVLAAKRGGQRSGPGVMPADNATNAATAAAAASATQGAPGLGSSPQQVMAQAPQAGAQQGESASPQTVAVEEPVGRPPETDRRPPEIAPLIDQPGVLTAEGKLVVEPGFQYGYSSNNRVALVGYSIIPAILIGLIDVREVKTSTYIESIALRYGVTKRFEIEAKVPYVQTSGSTISREVFTGTAVDNVFNSSGKGLGDVEATVRYQLNYGNERIPYFVGWLRYKSATGKDPFEVVTDCVTRCVGNTTGTGLPLGLPTGTGFQAIQPGITWLLPTDPAVFFGTFSYLHNFARNNVSRTVLNGEKENLGKIAPGDIFEFSFGMGLSLNEKASFSIGYDQAIIWPTKQNGMTVPGSVRVTQGTLLVGYSYRFNNRYTLNLSVGAGLTRDTPDLQVNVRLPITF, encoded by the coding sequence ATGAAGAAGCGGTCGATGCAGGGCATCCGCAATGCGGGATGCTCGACGTTGCTGTTGCTCGGCGGACTGGCGCAAGCCCAGACGCCGCCGGAGGCGGGGCCGCCCGCGGCCGGACTGGAATCACTGCAGAGGGAACTCGCCGAGCAGGCCAGCCAGCTCGATGCCATGAAGCGCGCGCTGGCCGAGCAGGAGGCAGTGATCCGCGAACTGCGCAGCGTGATCGGCACCGAGGTGCTGGCCGCCAAGCGCGGCGGACAGCGATCCGGGCCCGGCGTGATGCCGGCCGACAACGCCACCAACGCGGCCACCGCGGCAGCTGCGGCCAGTGCCACGCAGGGCGCGCCGGGCCTGGGCAGCAGCCCGCAGCAGGTCATGGCCCAGGCGCCGCAGGCCGGGGCGCAGCAAGGCGAGTCGGCCAGCCCGCAGACGGTGGCCGTGGAAGAGCCCGTGGGACGTCCGCCCGAGACTGACCGACGTCCGCCAGAGATCGCACCGCTGATCGACCAGCCCGGGGTGCTCACCGCCGAGGGCAAGCTCGTGGTGGAGCCGGGCTTCCAGTACGGCTACTCATCGAACAACCGCGTCGCGCTGGTCGGCTACTCGATCATTCCGGCCATCCTGATCGGGCTGATCGATGTGCGCGAGGTCAAGACCTCGACCTATATCGAATCGATCGCGCTGCGCTACGGCGTCACCAAGCGGTTCGAGATCGAGGCCAAGGTCCCGTACGTGCAGACCTCGGGCTCGACCATCAGCCGCGAGGTGTTCACCGGCACTGCCGTCGACAACGTGTTCAATTCCAGCGGCAAGGGCCTGGGCGATGTCGAGGCGACGGTGCGCTACCAGCTCAACTACGGCAACGAGCGCATCCCGTACTTTGTCGGCTGGCTGCGCTACAAGTCCGCCACCGGCAAGGACCCGTTCGAAGTGGTGACCGATTGCGTGACGCGCTGCGTCGGCAATACCACCGGCACCGGCCTGCCGCTGGGGCTGCCCACCGGCACCGGCTTCCAGGCGATCCAGCCCGGCATCACCTGGCTGCTGCCGACCGATCCGGCGGTGTTCTTCGGCACCTTCAGCTACCTGCACAACTTTGCGCGCAACAACGTGAGCCGCACCGTGCTGAACGGCGAGAAAGAGAACCTGGGCAAGATCGCGCCGGGCGACATCTTCGAGTTCAGCTTCGGCATGGGGCTGTCGCTCAACGAGAAGGCATCGTTCAGTATCGGCTATGACCAGGCCATCATCTGGCCGACCAAGCAGAACGGCATGACCGTGCCCGGCTCGGTGCGCGTGACCCAGGGCACCTTGTTGGTGGGATATTCGTACCGCTTCAACAACCGCTATACGCTCAACCTGTCGGTGGGCGCGGGGCTGACGCGCGACACGCCCGACCTGCAGGTCAATGTGCGCCTGCCGATCACTTTCTGA